TTGAAGAAGCTCAAGACTATAAGGGGTACGAGGGATATAAGAAGGAACAGAACGGTCAACCTTGTCCTTATTCCACCACTTATTTTAATTCCCTTCAGCTTTTTCATATGTATCCTCCTTCGAGAAATTTTTTAGCTGGTCTTTTTCTGCCACATTGAGTATTTCACTCGTTTTAATAAGTATTACTATATTATCTCCCATCTTTGCCAGCCCATGGATGAAGCGGGCATCGATGGTCAAGGCCTCTGGAGGTTTTTCCAGGTCTTCCTCTTCCAGTGCCGCTACTTCGGTGACATAATCCACTATGAGCCCCGCCGTGGTTTCATCGATATTTACCACAATGATCCTGGAGTCTCTTGTTATTTCACCGTCGGCAAGGCCGAACCTCTTTTTGAGGTCTATCACGGGAATGATTCTCCCCCTTAAGTTTATTACCCCTTCGATAAAATGAGGGGCTCTGGGGATATGCGTTATTTCCATCATTCTGATGATTTCCTGCAGATCGAAAATGTCTATGCCGTAAAGTTCCTTTCCGAGGCCGAAAACTACTACTTGTCTCAAGCTCTCCCTCCTTTCCTGTAATAAAAAAAGCAGCCTTCAAAATGTAATCAAAGATTTGGCTGCCCTGGTTGGAACCTTTCCTTGGCCGATGGCCTTTCAATGAGCCGGCAACCTGGCAGCCGTAGCTCCATCATCAATGGAGCCGTAGGCCCATGGCTTTGCGCCCCTGCCTTTCGACAGGTTTGCCTTTTATCGGCGGTATATGTCGAATTACGCAAAAAATAACTACTAATATTTTACATTTTTTACTTTTACATAGTCAAGCTATATTTTTCCATATCAGAAAAATCGTATTTACAATACAACTTATAGCGGCAAAGGTTGCGGCTTGCGCCGGAAATCTTTTTCACCAAAACGGGAATTCCTCTTCGAATTGGGAGAACCGCTGGAAAGTTGAAAAAGGTCCCGCCGGAGCAGGATTAAGGATTTATTTGGAGAATATATATCGTGACAAAGATGGGAGGGATATTTTATGGCGGTAATGTGGACGGAGGACCTTTCCACAGGAGTAAGTCTGATCGACGAACAACACAAGGAGCTTTTCAAAAGGGTGAACGACCTGCTTTTGGCCTGCTCGAAAGGGAAAGGTAGGGAAGAGGCCGTAAAGGCCATTGATTTTCTAGGTGAATACATCGTCATGCACTTCGGCGCCGAAGAAAAATACATGCGGGAAAACGATTTTCCCGGCTACCAGGCACATAAAAAGCAGCATGACGGCTTTGTAGCGGAATTCAAAGAAATAAAGCAAAGAATGGAGCAGAACGGCCCTACGGTGGACCTGGTGGTAAAAATAAACCATTTCCTCATCGATTGGCTTATAAATCACATCAAAAAGACGGATAAAGCGCTGGGAGCGTTTTTGAAGAATAAGATTTGAAGTAAGATAGCTAGCTGAGCCAATTTGGGGCTGGTAACCCCCAACTTAAAATTTTTTAATAATAAAAAATCAATGAGGTAATTGGAAAACATTGCATTAAATGGTATTATTATATTATCGAGTAGTATATTATACAGTATAGTGAGGCATTAAAGGGACTACCGACTATGGGACGGGGTGAAATCCATGAGGTGTTCGTCGTGATAAGGGTTTTGGTAGCGGATGATTCTGCGCTGATGAGGCTCATTATAAAGGACCTGCTGGAAAAGGACCCCGAAATAAAGGTAGTGGATACCGCCGGAAACGGCAGGGAAGCCGTCGAGAAAGCCGAAAGGCTAAAACCCGACGTCATTACGCTGGACGTTAATATGCCGGAGATGGACGGGCTTTCTGCTTTAAAAAAGATCCGTGAAAAAAAACTGGGCAATGTTTTGATGCTTTCGTCCCTGACCCGGGAAGGCGCCAGCGTGACCATCAAGGCTCTGGAGCTCGGCGCCTTTGACTTCGTGGCAAAGCCCGGAGGGAGCATATCGCCCGACATAAAGGAATTCGCGGATGAAATAATAGCCAAAGTGAAGGCCGGCTATAACGCCCGGGATATCCGGGAAAGACCGGTAAATCCGCCGGCGCCCGGCATACATTTCACTTCAGAAATGAAAGCCGTGGTCATCGGGATTTCCACCGGGGGCCCCAGGAACATAATGCACGTTCTCCCTTTCATTCCCCCCGATATAAATGCAGCCATCTTCCTGGTGCAGCACATGCCTCCGGGGTTCACAGGCCCTTTAGCGAGGAGGCTTGATGAGCGTTGTGCTTTGAAGGTGGTGGAAGCCGAGGACGGCATGGAAGTAAAACCCGGCACCTGCTATGTGGGCAAGGGGGGCTACAATATGCTTCTTTCAAGCGAAAGAAATGGCTTCCGGCTGGTGGTGACCGATACCCCGAAATACAGATTCATGCCTTCGGCGGATGTCACGATGGATTCGGTCCTCACCATTTTCCGGGAAAATACCATAGGGGTTCTGATGACAGGCATGGGCGATGACGGAGCCGGGGCGATGGTAAGAATAAGAAAAGCCGGTGGCAGGACGATTGCCGAGTCAAAAGAGACAGCGGTAATATTCGGAATGCCCCGGGCGGCAATTGAAAGAGGAGGGGCAGAGTTTATCCTCCCGAGTTACGAGATACCGGCAAAAATAACCGAACTGACAGGAGTGAGGAGGTTAAATGCAAAAGAGTGACGGGGTTACAGTCGATTTTTTAAAAACCTTGTTAGATTCGATTAACGTCAACCTGTGCGTCATAGGAGAAAGCGGGGAAATTCTGCTGGTGAACAAAAGATGGGAGGAGTTTGCCCTAAAGAATGGTATTGACAACGTTGGCACGGTGGGTCCCGGAGTCAATTATTTAGAAGTACTGGAAAACGCCGTTCGAAATGAACATACGGATTCGGAGGTGGCAAGGGCTGCCCGGGAGGGGATAAGGGAGGTCCTGGAGGGAAAAAGCGAAGGGTTTTACCTGGAATACCCCTGCCGCTCGGAGAGCGAGGACCGGTGGTACCTGATGGTGGTATCCAGGATCGATTGGGATCCGGTCGCGGCGGCCATTTGCCATATAAACATCACAGAAACCAAAAGAAAGCAGGTTCAGTTGAGACTGAACATATACGATGAGCTCACCGGCCTTTACAACCGGTGGATGTTCCGAAAAGAATTGAAAAAACTCCGCCGAACCGACGAGCTGCCGGCGGCCGTAATAGTGTACGACCTGGACGGACTGAAACTCATAACCGATGTGCTGGGCAGTGAAGCCGGGGATAAACTGCTCAAGGCCTTTGCCGACATCCTAAAGAGCAGCTGCCGGGAAAAGGACGTGGTGGCACGGATAGGCGGCGACGAATTCGGCATTATAATGAGGGGTTGCGATGAAAAGATCGTTGATTCCTTCATAAAGAGAATCATGGCGAAGATCGAAAATTTTAATTCGAAAAATGAAGATCTGCACCTGTCGGCATCTTTTGGCTACTCGGTAAAGCACCACGGCTTTCAGGACATTTACAAAGTGTTCAACGAAGCACGCTGCAATATGTATACAAACAAGCTGCTGAAGAGGCGGTCTGCCAAAAATGCCATAGCTCGCATTATAACCAGGAAGCTCCAGGAGCGCAATCGTGCACGGGAAGAACGTATAGAAAGGCTTATAAGGCTCGCCGAGGCCTTTGGGAAAAAGCTCGATCTTCCGCCGGAGGATATGGAAAAGTTTTTACTGCTATGCCGCTATCACGACGTAGGAGAGATAAGCCTTCCGCCGAACCTGGTTAAAAAAGGGAGGATGACCTGGGAAGAGAGGGAAATATTGCAAAAGCATTGCGTCGCCGGCTACAGGATAGCCATTTCCGTGCCGTCGATTTCCGGGATTGCGGACCTAATCCTGAGCCATCATGAACATTACGACGGCAGCGGCTACCCCTTTAAGCTGCGGGGAAAGGAAATACCGTTCCTGTCCCGGGTCTTTGCCATAATAGACGCTTATGAAGCCGTGGTTGGCCAAAGGCCCTACAGGAAACCGTTGAGCCACGAGGAGGCCGTAGAAGAATTAAAAAGGTGCGCCGGCACCCAGTTCGATCCTGACCTGGTGAAACTATTTACCGAAATGGGACCGGTGATTTAAGCGGCGGATGATTTCTTCATCCGCCGCTTTTACTGAGGAGCCTTACCAGGAGGTTTATCAGTTCCTCCCTCAATTTTCCGCTTTCCTGAAGGCAAGCGGGTTCCGGCTCCCGGACCTGTTCGGCCTTTGCCGCCACCCGGTGCTTTTCCTCATAGATTCCCGCAATGAGTCTCGCGTCCTTCATATACTCCAGCAGGGTGGCTTTGCCTAAAAGGACCCTCAGCCACTTCCCGCAGGCGAGAAGTACCCGGCAAAAGGAGCCGTTTTCTTCGATGTCCCGGATTTCGTAATAGGAAAGATAGCCAACGGTGCCGTCGTTTTCTCCCAGGGGCCTTTCCCGGAATTTCACGGGGATGAGTATGAGGGAGGGCGAAAGC
The DNA window shown above is from Thermosediminibacter oceani DSM 16646 and carries:
- a CDS encoding chemotaxis protein CheW; this encodes MRQVVVFGLGKELYGIDIFDLQEIIRMMEITHIPRAPHFIEGVINLRGRIIPVIDLKKRFGLADGEITRDSRIIVVNIDETTAGLIVDYVTEVAALEEEDLEKPPEALTIDARFIHGLAKMGDNIVILIKTSEILNVAEKDQLKNFSKEDTYEKAEGN
- a CDS encoding bacteriohemerythrin translates to MAVMWTEDLSTGVSLIDEQHKELFKRVNDLLLACSKGKGREEAVKAIDFLGEYIVMHFGAEEKYMRENDFPGYQAHKKQHDGFVAEFKEIKQRMEQNGPTVDLVVKINHFLIDWLINHIKKTDKALGAFLKNKI
- a CDS encoding protein-glutamate methylesterase/protein-glutamine glutaminase gives rise to the protein MIRVLVADDSALMRLIIKDLLEKDPEIKVVDTAGNGREAVEKAERLKPDVITLDVNMPEMDGLSALKKIREKKLGNVLMLSSLTREGASVTIKALELGAFDFVAKPGGSISPDIKEFADEIIAKVKAGYNARDIRERPVNPPAPGIHFTSEMKAVVIGISTGGPRNIMHVLPFIPPDINAAIFLVQHMPPGFTGPLARRLDERCALKVVEAEDGMEVKPGTCYVGKGGYNMLLSSERNGFRLVVTDTPKYRFMPSADVTMDSVLTIFRENTIGVLMTGMGDDGAGAMVRIRKAGGRTIAESKETAVIFGMPRAAIERGGAEFILPSYEIPAKITELTGVRRLNAKE
- a CDS encoding sensor domain-containing diguanylate cyclase/phosphohydrolase, translated to MQKSDGVTVDFLKTLLDSINVNLCVIGESGEILLVNKRWEEFALKNGIDNVGTVGPGVNYLEVLENAVRNEHTDSEVARAAREGIREVLEGKSEGFYLEYPCRSESEDRWYLMVVSRIDWDPVAAAICHINITETKRKQVQLRLNIYDELTGLYNRWMFRKELKKLRRTDELPAAVIVYDLDGLKLITDVLGSEAGDKLLKAFADILKSSCREKDVVARIGGDEFGIIMRGCDEKIVDSFIKRIMAKIENFNSKNEDLHLSASFGYSVKHHGFQDIYKVFNEARCNMYTNKLLKRRSAKNAIARIITRKLQERNRAREERIERLIRLAEAFGKKLDLPPEDMEKFLLLCRYHDVGEISLPPNLVKKGRMTWEEREILQKHCVAGYRIAISVPSISGIADLILSHHEHYDGSGYPFKLRGKEIPFLSRVFAIIDAYEAVVGQRPYRKPLSHEEAVEELKRCAGTQFDPDLVKLFTEMGPVI